The proteins below are encoded in one region of Clostridium pasteurianum DSM 525 = ATCC 6013:
- a CDS encoding electron transfer flavoprotein subunit beta/FixA family protein, with the protein MNIVVCLKQVPDTTEVKIDPKTGTLIREGVPSIINPDDKNALEEALVIKENTGAKVIVLSMGPPQAQTALREAMAMGADEAILISDRAFAGADTLATSNALAGALRKLDYDVVFAGRQAIDGDTAQVGPEIAEHLGIPQITYVEKVDVTGDKELTVRKAWEDGYEVVKVNTPVLLTAIKELNEPRYMDVKNIFGLFDKEITVWSADDIDVDKSLLGLKGSPTKVKRSATKETKGQGEIVNKPVKEAVSYAVSKLQEKHYI; encoded by the coding sequence ATGAATATAGTTGTTTGTTTAAAACAAGTTCCAGATACAACTGAAGTTAAAATAGATCCTAAGACAGGAACACTTATAAGAGAAGGAGTTCCATCAATAATAAATCCAGATGATAAAAATGCATTAGAAGAAGCATTAGTAATAAAAGAAAATACTGGTGCTAAGGTTATCGTGTTAAGTATGGGACCTCCACAAGCTCAAACTGCTTTAAGAGAAGCTATGGCTATGGGAGCGGACGAAGCAATACTTATATCTGATAGAGCCTTTGCAGGAGCTGATACTTTAGCTACATCAAATGCCCTTGCAGGAGCACTTAGAAAACTTGATTATGATGTGGTGTTTGCTGGAAGACAAGCAATAGATGGAGATACAGCACAGGTTGGACCAGAAATAGCTGAACATCTTGGAATTCCACAGATAACTTATGTAGAAAAAGTTGATGTAACTGGAGATAAAGAGTTAACAGTAAGAAAAGCTTGGGAAGATGGATATGAAGTAGTTAAGGTTAATACACCAGTATTACTTACTGCTATAAAAGAATTAAATGAACCAAGATATATGGATGTTAAAAATATATTTGGATTATTTGATAAAGAAATAACAGTATGGAGTGCAGATGATATAGATGTAGATAAATCCCTTCTTGGACTTAAAGGATCACCTACAAAAGTTAAGAGATCAGCAACTAAGGAGACTAAGGGCCAAGGAGAAATTGTTAATAAGCCAGTTAAAGAAGCAGTTAGTTATGCAGTTTCAAAATTACAAGAAAAACACTATATTTAA
- a CDS encoding acyl-CoA dehydrogenase gives MNFSLTKEQELVRQMVREFAETDVKPIAAEIDETERFPMENVKKMAKYGMMGIPFSREYGGAGGDTLSYILAVEELSKVCGTTGVILSAHTSLCASLIDQFGTPAQKEKYLTPLAKGEKIGAFGLTEPNAGTDAAGQQTVAVIDGDNYIINGSKIFITNGGVADIFVIFAMTDRSKGTRGISAFIIEKGFKGFSIGKVEDKLGIRASSTTELIFEDMVVPKENMIGKEGKGFGVAMKTLDGGRIGIAAQALGIAEGAFNEAKEYMKERKQFGRELYKFQGLSWMMADMEVAIESARLLVYKAAWKKDQKLPYTVDAARAKLHAANVAMDVTTKAVQLFGGYGYTKDYPVERMMRDAKITEIYEGTSQVQQLVISGNIFR, from the coding sequence ATGAATTTTTCATTGACTAAAGAACAAGAATTAGTAAGACAGATGGTAAGAGAATTTGCTGAAACTGATGTTAAACCAATAGCCGCAGAGATTGATGAAACAGAAAGATTCCCTATGGAAAATGTAAAGAAAATGGCTAAGTATGGTATGATGGGTATACCTTTTTCTAGAGAATATGGTGGAGCTGGTGGAGATACGTTATCTTATATACTAGCTGTAGAAGAATTATCTAAAGTATGCGGTACTACTGGAGTTATACTTTCAGCACATACTTCACTTTGTGCATCACTAATTGATCAATTTGGTACACCAGCTCAAAAGGAAAAATATTTAACACCACTTGCAAAGGGTGAAAAAATAGGAGCATTTGGTTTAACTGAACCAAATGCAGGAACAGATGCAGCTGGACAACAAACTGTAGCTGTAATTGATGGTGACAATTATATAATTAATGGTTCAAAAATATTCATAACAAATGGTGGAGTAGCAGACATATTTGTTATATTTGCCATGACAGATAGAAGCAAGGGAACAAGAGGAATATCAGCATTTATAATTGAAAAAGGCTTTAAGGGATTCTCAATCGGTAAAGTTGAAGATAAACTTGGAATAAGAGCTTCATCTACAACAGAACTTATATTTGAAGATATGGTAGTACCAAAGGAAAACATGATTGGTAAAGAAGGAAAAGGATTCGGCGTAGCAATGAAAACTCTTGATGGAGGAAGAATTGGTATAGCTGCTCAGGCTCTTGGTATTGCTGAAGGCGCTTTTAATGAAGCTAAGGAATATATGAAGGAAAGAAAACAGTTTGGAAGAGAATTGTATAAATTCCAAGGACTTTCTTGGATGATGGCAGATATGGAAGTTGCTATAGAATCAGCTAGACTTTTGGTTTATAAGGCGGCTTGGAAAAAAGATCAGAAACTACCATATACTGTTGATGCTGCTAGAGCAAAGCTTCATGCTGCAAATGTAGCAATGGATGTAACAACTAAAGCTGTTCAATTATTCGGTGGATATGGATATACTAAAGATTATCCTGTAGAAAGAATGATGAGAGATGCTAAGATAACTGAAATATATGAAGGAACTTCACAGGTTCAGCAATTAGTTATTTCAGGAAACATTTTTAGATAA